The following is a genomic window from uncultured Draconibacterium sp..
TCGTCGGAGCGAAACCGGGAGTTGTTTCATGCCGTTTCGGAAGATTATTTGGATATCCGTAACAAGAAAGAGCGTTGGGAAAAGATTAAAGAGAATCCATACTTCAATGCCTTGCAGGTAAAATATGCCTATGCTTTAACTTGCCACAAAGCACAGGGCGGGCAGTGGAAGGCCGTATTTGTCGATCATGGTTACCTGGTTGAAGACATGCTGGACACGGAGTATTACCGTTGGTTGTATACCGCTTTTACACGTCCAACCGAGAAATTATACCTGGTAAATTTTGATAAAGGATTTTTTGAAGGGGAAGAAGATGTTTAAAAAATATATTTCTTTCCTTCGATGGCCAGTTCTGTATTCTTAAAAACTTCTTTTGCCTCTGTTTTAAAATCCTCCAGGTTTTTAAAACGGCTTGAGAAATGACCGATCAGCAGTTTGGAAGCCTTGCTCAGTTTTGCCATTTCGGCTGCCTGACGGGCAGTGGAGTGTCGTGTTTTTTCGGCCAAATCTTTTAGCTCTTCCAAAAATGTAGCTTCGTGGTACAATAAGTCAACACCATTAATTATTTCTGCAATTGGCGGATGAAAAGCAGTGTCGGTACAAAATGCGTATGATTTTGGTTTTGGAGGGGGAGTTGTCAGTTTTGTGTTTGGAATTAATCTTCCATCTTCAGTTTCAAAATCGGCTCCGGCTTTTATATCCTTAATTTTTGCCAATGGAATATTGTAAGCCTTTATCATTTCTTTTTTAATGTTGGCTTGTTTTGGTTTTTCCCTGAACAGGAAGCCTACGGTTGGAATACTGTGTTTTACCGGAAACGAAAGTATTTCGATGTTTTTATTTTCGAATACAGTTTGTGTTTTTTTTAGGTTCAGCGGATGAAAAATGGGGTTAATACTCATTTCTCCACGAATAAAATCGAGTTGAGGCTGGATAAGTGTTTTTAACTCGGAAGGGGCATAAATATGCACATCGTTTTTTACACCCAGCAAATTCATGGTAGATAGCAACCCAATTAATCCGTAAAAGTGGTCGCCATGTAGGTGCGAAATAAAAACGTGCCTGATTTTGCTGAAACTGATCTTGTTTCTGCGCAATTGCATTTGGGTTCCTTCGCCACAATCGATTAAAAAACAACGCCCAGGTACATTAAGTACCTGGGCAGTTGGATATCTGTTTGAAGTCGGTAATGCTGAATTACTACCCAGTATGGTTAATTCAAAAGACATGCTGTAATTACAGGTTATCTTTCTTCTCCAACAATTCCTCTGCTTCTTTTTCCGTATCAGTGATTAACAGAACGGTATGAAGCATCGAAATCTGTACCAGGTTTTCTACATCGGGTTGCAAACCGCACAGGATAAAAGTTCCTATTGCATCTTCGCATAACCGGTTGGCAACTAAAACTGATCTCAAGCCTGATGAATCGCAGTAAGTAACACTACTCAGGTCAAGAACGATGTTTTTTTCACCATTGTTACTAATAACTACCAGCTCCGATTTCAGGTCGGGCGCATTGTTGGTGTCTAATCTGTCAGTGTTTACCTTTACTAAGGTATACTTCTCGTTTTTTCGAATATCGAATGCCATGCTTCAATTTACGAAATTCAAATTAAATTCACCTAGTACTTATTTGTCTTTTTTCTCTTCTTGCTCCATTTGCTTCTTCAGAGCAGCCAAATCGCTAACGTCGCCAAGCGTAGTTTTTTCGATGTTATCGCTAACAGTTTTCATCGCACGCTTGTTAGTGCTTTTCTGTGCTTTACGTTGCTCGCCTTCTGCTGCACGTTTCACATCTTCGAAAATACGTGAGTGAGAAACAATGATTCGTTTAGCCGACTTATTGAACTCGATCACTTTGAAATCAAGTTTTTCGTCTTGCTTAACTGAAGTACCATCTTCTTTTACCAGGTGACGTGGAGTTGCGAATCCTTCAACACCGTATGGAAGTGCAATTACAGCACCTTTGTCCATCAACTCAACCACAGTTCCTTCGTGGATTGAATCGGCAGTGAAAATGGTTTCGAATACATCCCATGGATTTTCTTCCAGTTGTTTGTGTCCTAAACTCAAACGACGGTTGTCTTTGTCGATGTCAAGTACTACAACTTCAATTTCTTCACCAATTGCAGTGAATTCTGATGGATGCTTGATTTTTTTCGTCCAGCTCAGGTCTGAAATATGAATCAAACCATCAACACCTTCAGTAATTTCTACAAATACACCGAAGTTAGTGAAGTTGCGCACTTTTGCAGCGTGCTTAGTTCCAACAGCGTATTCAGTATCAATTTTCGACCAAGGATCTTCTTTCAGTTGTTTAATACCCAACGACATTTTTCGTTCGTCGCGGTCAAGAGTAAGAATTGCAGCTTCAACTTCGTCGCCAACGCTTAAGAAGTCTTGTGCACTGCGCAGGTGCTGGCTCCAGCTCATTTCTGAAACGTGGATCAAACCTTCAACTCCAGGAGCAATCTCAACGAATGCACCGTAGTCGGCAATAACAACAACTTTACCTTTTACTTTGTCGCCAACTTTCAACTCTGAATCCAGGTTATCCCATGGGTGAGGAGTCAATTGTTTCAGACCAAGAGCGATACGTTTTTTGTCATCATCAAAATCAAGAATAACAACGTTTAGTTTCTGATCTAATTCAACAATCTCGCTTGGGTGAGAAATACGTCCCCAACTTAAGTCAGTGATGTGGATCAATCCGTCAACACCACCAAGGTCCATAAATACACCGTATGAAGTAACGTTTTTAACGGTTCCTTCAAGTACCTGACCTTTTTCAAGTTTAGCGATAATTTCTTTTTTCTGTTGTTCAAGCTCAGCCTCGATAAGTGCTTTGTGCGAAACAACAACGTTACGGTATTCGTGGTTGATTTTAACAACTTTGAATTCCATTGTTTTACCAACGTAAATATCGTAATCGCGGATAGGTTTAACATCAATTTGCGAACCTGGCAAGAATGCTTCAATACCAAATACGTCAACGATCATACCACCTTTAGTACGACATTTGATGTATCCTTTGATGATTTCATCGTTTTCAAGCGATTCGTTAACACGCTCCCAAGAACGAGTTGCACGCGCTTTTTTGTGCGAAAGGATCATCTGTCCTTTTTTATCTTCAAGACTTTCGATGTAAACATCTACTTTGTCGCCTACTTTCAACTCTGGATTGTAGCGGAATTCGTTCAAGCTAACAATACCGTCCGACTTGTAACCTATGTCAACAACAACTTCGCGTTTGTTTAATGAAATAACAGTTCCTTCCAGAACTTCTTTTTCGGTAACAGTGTTTAGTGTGTCATTGTAAAGTGTTTCAAGACTGCCTCTTTCTTTTTCAGAATAAGCATCTCTACCTTCTTCAAGGCTGTCCCAGTCGAAATCAGCATCTGCTTCTGCAGTTGTTTCAACGGCTTTTTCTTCTTTTTTTGCTTCTGCTTTAGGAGCTTCCGCTTTTTCTTCGGCTACAGTTTCTTCAACCGGAGCTTCATTTTTTGTAGTCTCAGCAACTACTCCTTTTTTTTCGTCCTGAACAGGTGTTTCTACCACTTCTTGCTCAAGATCTTTTTTCTTCTCTTCTGTCATGTAATTTTAATTAAATTAATGAGTTAGACTTTATATTTGTTAAAAATTTGCGCGCGCAAAATTATAACTTAATTCAATTAAAACAAAAGATTCGTGTTATTTTATTGAAATAGAGCAGAATTGAGGCGTTTTTTAACTTGAAATATATCAAGATTAACATAGTTTAGATTTATGCCCTTATTTTGGATTGCATTCCGGTTTTCTTTTATTTACTTTTGAAGCCAGATAATATAGATGTTTTTTTGCTGCATATTAGAACGTAGCAAGAAGGAAAATCAGACAAGCTTTAGAACAAATAAGCCAAATAATATGAAGGGAATAATTTTAGCCGGCGGTTCAGGAACCCGTCTTTATCCAATTACACGATCAATTTCAAAACAAATAATTCCGGTTTACGATAAACCAATGATTTATTACCCGCTGTCGGTTTTAATGCTGGCAGGAATTCGCGAGATATTAATTATTTCAACACCCGAAGATATTGGTTTGTATGAGAAATTATTTGGTGATGGTTCGCAACTGGGCTTAAAGTTGTCGTATAAAATTCAGCTATCGCCCGATGGTTTGGCACAGGCATTTATTCTGGGCGAAGAATTTATTGGCAACGATAATGTGAGTATGATTTTGGGTGACAATATATTTTATGGTTATAAATTCAGAAAAATATTGGAACAGGCTGCAACACTTGAGGACGGTGCAACAGTTTTTGGTTACTATGTGAATGATCCTAAACGCTACGGAGTTGTGGAATTTAACGATGCCGGTAAAGTAATTAGTATTGAGGAAAAACCGGATGAGCCAAAATCGAATTATGCCGTAACCGGCTTGTATTTTTACTCGAACGATGTTGTTGAGAAAGCCAAAGGTTTAAAACCATCAAAACGTGGGGAGCTTGAAATTACAGATTTGAATCGTTTATATCTGGAAGAGAAACGCCTGAATGTGCAATTGCTTAGCCGTGGTTTTGCTTGGTTAGACACCGGTACACACGACAGTTTGTTGCAGGCTTCAAATTTTATATCAACAATTGAGCAGCGTCAGGGCCTGAAGGTTTCGTGCATTGAAGAAATTGCATGGAAGAAGGGCTACATTAGTACCGAACAACTTATTGATTTGGCCAAGCCACTCAGTAAAAATCAATACGGCGAATATTTATTGAAAATAGCCAGCAAAAAAGCATTTACATTATAATTAAAGAATGAATATAGTACAGACGGGAATCCCGGGATTAGTTGTTATTAAACCGCGGGTGTTTGAAGATGACAGAGGGTATTTTTTCGAAACTTTTCAGCAGGAGAGATACCGCGAAGCAGGAATTGAAAGAACATTTATACAAGATAATGAATCGCGATCGGTAAAAGGCGTAGTACGAGGTTTGCATTTTCAGCTTGGCGATGCAGCACAGGCAAAACTAGTGCGTGTAATTAGGGGAAGTGTATTTGATGTAGCTGTTGATTTACGAAAAGGATCGCCAACTTTTGGAAAGTGGTTTGGTGTGGAACTTAACGAAAATAATAAGAAACAGTTATATGTACCGCGTGGTTTTGCTCACGGTTTTTCGGTTTTAAGCGAAACAGCTATTTTCACCTACAAATGCGATAATTTATACAATCGCGAAGCCGAAAGTTCAATTAACCCGTTTGATAAAACATTGGGAATCGACTGGCAGGTAAAAGAAGAAGATGCTTTAGTTTCTGAAAAAGACAAGAATGCCCCGGTGTTTGAAGAGGCTCAAATGAATTTTGTGTATTAGAACTATGAAGATATTAATAACAGGCGCTTACGGACAACTGGGTAACGAATTAAAAGTACTGAGTAAAAATTATCCCAATTGGGAATTTATTTTTACTGATGTTGATTCTTTGGATATTACGGATGAAGATCAAGTAAAAGGCTACTTTGCTAACAATAATTTTAAGCTGGTAATTAATTGTGCGGCTTACACAGCTGTTGACAAAGCTGAGTCGGATTTTGAAACAGCACAAAAAGTAAATGCTCGGGCTCCAAAGCTTCTTGCAAAATATTCGAAAGCTGTTGGGGCAAAATTTATTCATGTGTCAACCGATTATGTTTTTGCCGGCGATGCACATCTTCCTTATCAGGAGACAGATGCAGTTGCTCCAAATGGCGCCTACGGAAAAACAAAGCTCGAAGGCGAGCAAAATTGTCAGGCAGAAAATCCGGAAACGGTTATCATCAGAACGGCATGGTTGTATTCAACATTCGGAAATAACTTTGTAAAAACCATGCTGCGTCTCGGTAAAGAAAGAGGTGAACTGGGCGTGGTTTTTGATCAGGTAGGATCGCCTACAAATGCCGCTGATTTGGCTGCTGCTATTTTAAAAGTGGCCGAGAGTGAGGAGTTCGTGCCAGGAATATATCACTACTCTAACGAGGGAGTAGCCAGTTGGTACGATTTTGCTCTGGCAATTTTCGAGCTGTCGGGAGTGAATTGTAAAGTTAAACCGGTACTTTCTGAAAACTTTCCGACACCGGCAAAACGGCCGGCTTACAGTGTGCTGAATAAAGCAAAAATAAAAGGAACCTATAACCTGGAAGTTCCGTATTGGCGTGATAGTTTAAAAATCTGTATAAAACATCTAGAAAGAGAATAATCATGGAAAATCAAGAATTAATGGAAGTAAGAGCGAAAGCGCAAGAATGGCTTTCGGATACTTATGATGAAGAAACAAGAGCTCAGGTTCAGGCATTGCTTGATGATGAAGATCCAGCAGAGCTGATTGATTCTTTTTACCGCAGCCTGGAGTTTGGTACCGGCGGTCTTCGTGGTATTATGGGCGTTGGAACCAATCGTATGAATATTTACACCGTTGGTGCAGCAACACAGGGATTAAGTAATTATCTGAAGAAGAATTTCGCTGATCTTGATGAAATAAAAGTGGCGATTGGTCACGATTGTAGAAACAACAGCCGTTTGTTCTCTGAAACCTGTGCAAAAATATTTGCAGCCAACGGAATTAAAGCCTATTTGTTCGATGATTTGCGTCCAACTCCTGAGTTGTCATTTGCCATTCGCGAGTTGGGTTGTCAAAGTGGTATTATTCTTACGGCATCGCACAACCCCAAAGAATACAATGGCTACAAAGCTTATTGGGAAGATGGTTCACAAATTGTTGGCCCGCACGACGTTAATATTGTTAACGAGGTGGCTAAAATTAAACCGGAGGACATTAAATTTGATGGCCCTGACGAGCTGATAGAAATAATGGGAGAGGAGATGGATAACAAATTTTTGGCAGAGGTAAAAAAGGTTTCCATTTCGCCCGACGTAGTTGAACGCCACAAAGACATAAAAATTATCTATACACCAATTCACGGAACAGGAGTGAAATTGATTCCTGCAGCATTGCGCGAATTTGGTTTTACAAACATCATTAATATTCCTGAGCAGGATGTGGTAAGCGGCGACTTCCCAACAGTAGTTTCGCCAAACCCGGAAGAGCCGGCAGCCATGGAAATGGCCATGAAAAAAGCTGCTGAAATTGATGCCGATGTTGTTATGGCTTCCGATCCTGATTCAGACCGGATTGGTGTTGTGGTGAAAGACGATAAAGGCGAATACATTATTCTAAACGGTAACCAAACAGCGCTGCTTTTCTTCTACTACATAATTGTGAAGATGAAAGAAGCCGGAAAACTGAAAGGCAACGAGTTTGTGGTTAAAACGATTGTTTCTACCGAGATGATTGCAGAAGTTGCCCGCCGAAATAACATCGAATATTTTGATGTGTACACCGGATTTAAATTTATTGCCGAAGTAATTCGCGATAACGAAGGTGTGAAAAAATACATCGGTGGTGGCGAAGAAAGTTTTGGTTTTATGCCTTCTGATTTTGTTCGCGATAAAGATGCTGTTTCAGCTTGTGCTTTAATGGCTGAGATTACCGCATGGGCTATCGATCAGGGAAAAACATTGTACGAATTGTTGCAGGATATTTACCTGGAATACGGTTTCTCGCGCGAGAAAATGAAATATGTGGTTCGTAAAGGAAAAACCGGAGCCGAAGAAATTCAGCAGATTATGACAAAATTCCGCAACGATCCGCCAAAAGAATTGGGTGGCTCGCAAATGGAGTGGGTAAAAGATTATTCTACATTGATTGCGAAAAACCTGATTACCGGCGAGGAAAAGAAAATCGATCAGAAAATTACGTCAAATGTATTGCAGTTCTTTACGCAGGATGGAACAAAAATTTCGGTTCGCCCATCGGGAACAGAGCCTAAAATTAAGTTCTACTTTGAGGTGGCCGGTGAATTAGAATCGCGAGCAGATTTTGATGTTGAAGTGCAAAAAGCTGATGCAAAAATTGATGCCATAATGGAAGAACTCGGATTGTAATAAAATATTTAGTGCTAGGCGGTTCTAAATCGCTTAGCACATTCTTACAATATAAATACCTAAATCAATAAAAATGAAATTTAAAATCTTGACTGTAGCAATGTTATTCATTGCTGTGTGCGCAGTAGCGCAGGAAGAGAGACCGGAAATGGTACCGGAAATGACCGAAATTTGGGATCCTGAGGTACCGGTAATTACACCCGGAGAGACTCCGGCTGATGCACCATCGGATGCAATAGTTTTGTTCGATGGAGTTAATATTGACCGTGAGTGGACTAACAGAGATGGTGGTCCGGTTGGTTGGAAAGTAGCCGATGGTTGTGTAACCGTTGAAAAAGGAGCCGGAATTATTCAGACAAAGCGTGTTTTCGAAGATTTTCAGTTGCATATTGAGTGGAGAACGCCTGCCGAAGTAATTGGCGAAAGCCAGGGACGTGGAAACAGTGGTGTTTTTCTTCAGAAACGTTACGAGGTACAAGTATTGGATAATTACAACAACCGCACATACCGCAACGGACAAGCCGGAAGTTTGTACAAACAATACGCTCCGCTGGTAAATGCTTGTAAAGGACCTGGCGAGTGGCAGGTGTACGACATTATTTACACTGCACCACGTTTTAACGACGATGGTACGTATTTTACTCCGCCAACTGTAACCGTTTTGCACAATGGCGTTTTGGTTCAGAACAATTCAAAATTACGCGGACCTACAGAATATATTGGTATTCCTGAGTACAGTGTTGAAAAACATGGTGCCGATGTTATTCAATTGCAAGACCATGGAAATCCGGTGAGTTACCGTAATATCT
Proteins encoded in this region:
- a CDS encoding ribonuclease Z, coding for MSFELTILGSNSALPTSNRYPTAQVLNVPGRCFLIDCGEGTQMQLRRNKISFSKIRHVFISHLHGDHFYGLIGLLSTMNLLGVKNDVHIYAPSELKTLIQPQLDFIRGEMSINPIFHPLNLKKTQTVFENKNIEILSFPVKHSIPTVGFLFREKPKQANIKKEMIKAYNIPLAKIKDIKAGADFETEDGRLIPNTKLTTPPPKPKSYAFCTDTAFHPPIAEIINGVDLLYHEATFLEELKDLAEKTRHSTARQAAEMAKLSKASKLLIGHFSSRFKNLEDFKTEAKEVFKNTELAIEGKKYIF
- a CDS encoding STAS domain-containing protein; translation: MAFDIRKNEKYTLVKVNTDRLDTNNAPDLKSELVVISNNGEKNIVLDLSSVTYCDSSGLRSVLVANRLCEDAIGTFILCGLQPDVENLVQISMLHTVLLITDTEKEAEELLEKKDNL
- the rpsA gene encoding 30S ribosomal protein S1 encodes the protein MTEEKKKDLEQEVVETPVQDEKKGVVAETTKNEAPVEETVAEEKAEAPKAEAKKEEKAVETTAEADADFDWDSLEEGRDAYSEKERGSLETLYNDTLNTVTEKEVLEGTVISLNKREVVVDIGYKSDGIVSLNEFRYNPELKVGDKVDVYIESLEDKKGQMILSHKKARATRSWERVNESLENDEIIKGYIKCRTKGGMIVDVFGIEAFLPGSQIDVKPIRDYDIYVGKTMEFKVVKINHEYRNVVVSHKALIEAELEQQKKEIIAKLEKGQVLEGTVKNVTSYGVFMDLGGVDGLIHITDLSWGRISHPSEIVELDQKLNVVILDFDDDKKRIALGLKQLTPHPWDNLDSELKVGDKVKGKVVVIADYGAFVEIAPGVEGLIHVSEMSWSQHLRSAQDFLSVGDEVEAAILTLDRDERKMSLGIKQLKEDPWSKIDTEYAVGTKHAAKVRNFTNFGVFVEITEGVDGLIHISDLSWTKKIKHPSEFTAIGEEIEVVVLDIDKDNRRLSLGHKQLEENPWDVFETIFTADSIHEGTVVELMDKGAVIALPYGVEGFATPRHLVKEDGTSVKQDEKLDFKVIEFNKSAKRIIVSHSRIFEDVKRAAEGEQRKAQKSTNKRAMKTVSDNIEKTTLGDVSDLAALKKQMEQEEKKDK
- the rfbA gene encoding glucose-1-phosphate thymidylyltransferase RfbA produces the protein MKGIILAGGSGTRLYPITRSISKQIIPVYDKPMIYYPLSVLMLAGIREILIISTPEDIGLYEKLFGDGSQLGLKLSYKIQLSPDGLAQAFILGEEFIGNDNVSMILGDNIFYGYKFRKILEQAATLEDGATVFGYYVNDPKRYGVVEFNDAGKVISIEEKPDEPKSNYAVTGLYFYSNDVVEKAKGLKPSKRGELEITDLNRLYLEEKRLNVQLLSRGFAWLDTGTHDSLLQASNFISTIEQRQGLKVSCIEEIAWKKGYISTEQLIDLAKPLSKNQYGEYLLKIASKKAFTL
- the rfbC gene encoding dTDP-4-dehydrorhamnose 3,5-epimerase; amino-acid sequence: MNIVQTGIPGLVVIKPRVFEDDRGYFFETFQQERYREAGIERTFIQDNESRSVKGVVRGLHFQLGDAAQAKLVRVIRGSVFDVAVDLRKGSPTFGKWFGVELNENNKKQLYVPRGFAHGFSVLSETAIFTYKCDNLYNREAESSINPFDKTLGIDWQVKEEDALVSEKDKNAPVFEEAQMNFVY
- the rfbD gene encoding dTDP-4-dehydrorhamnose reductase, with the translated sequence MKILITGAYGQLGNELKVLSKNYPNWEFIFTDVDSLDITDEDQVKGYFANNNFKLVINCAAYTAVDKAESDFETAQKVNARAPKLLAKYSKAVGAKFIHVSTDYVFAGDAHLPYQETDAVAPNGAYGKTKLEGEQNCQAENPETVIIRTAWLYSTFGNNFVKTMLRLGKERGELGVVFDQVGSPTNAADLAAAILKVAESEEFVPGIYHYSNEGVASWYDFALAIFELSGVNCKVKPVLSENFPTPAKRPAYSVLNKAKIKGTYNLEVPYWRDSLKICIKHLERE
- a CDS encoding phospho-sugar mutase, whose amino-acid sequence is MENQELMEVRAKAQEWLSDTYDEETRAQVQALLDDEDPAELIDSFYRSLEFGTGGLRGIMGVGTNRMNIYTVGAATQGLSNYLKKNFADLDEIKVAIGHDCRNNSRLFSETCAKIFAANGIKAYLFDDLRPTPELSFAIRELGCQSGIILTASHNPKEYNGYKAYWEDGSQIVGPHDVNIVNEVAKIKPEDIKFDGPDELIEIMGEEMDNKFLAEVKKVSISPDVVERHKDIKIIYTPIHGTGVKLIPAALREFGFTNIINIPEQDVVSGDFPTVVSPNPEEPAAMEMAMKKAAEIDADVVMASDPDSDRIGVVVKDDKGEYIILNGNQTALLFFYYIIVKMKEAGKLKGNEFVVKTIVSTEMIAEVARRNNIEYFDVYTGFKFIAEVIRDNEGVKKYIGGGEESFGFMPSDFVRDKDAVSACALMAEITAWAIDQGKTLYELLQDIYLEYGFSREKMKYVVRKGKTGAEEIQQIMTKFRNDPPKELGGSQMEWVKDYSTLIAKNLITGEEKKIDQKITSNVLQFFTQDGTKISVRPSGTEPKIKFYFEVAGELESRADFDVEVQKADAKIDAIMEELGL
- a CDS encoding DUF1080 domain-containing protein, translated to MKFKILTVAMLFIAVCAVAQEERPEMVPEMTEIWDPEVPVITPGETPADAPSDAIVLFDGVNIDREWTNRDGGPVGWKVADGCVTVEKGAGIIQTKRVFEDFQLHIEWRTPAEVIGESQGRGNSGVFLQKRYEVQVLDNYNNRTYRNGQAGSLYKQYAPLVNACKGPGEWQVYDIIYTAPRFNDDGTYFTPPTVTVLHNGVLVQNNSKLRGPTEYIGIPEYSVEKHGADVIQLQDHGNPVSYRNIWIREL